The following coding sequences lie in one Arachis stenosperma cultivar V10309 chromosome 5, arast.V10309.gnm1.PFL2, whole genome shotgun sequence genomic window:
- the LOC130979606 gene encoding uncharacterized protein LOC130979606, protein MAKSFSLTHHLSLLLLHSRSHRLFIPSTTLLPLPLHHHHPFSLSPFHKSLSTNPTPYPLQYELIINRPVQKHPPRVRRNAAQALSEPHEPDEPEEQEPTSELRLDSWVDRKLSFDSDSGQPSSSNLELDKAKRKYYNKRRKRMYGSDSEEEEARLRNEEKFVELKPEVVELPTLHRREEELYFYDAFAYPWEKEKHYKMVYQLEKKYFPNQCLDKAFLKPGESNLNANANANLNENENVDGGVRSKGKGRKTAGVREEKKDDKGDNKLVFFDEKREEEKKGDGDLVKDLREKKVEEFFKGLKRVDKKDGEVSSINAEPFLSSRRTGLPPVWDSPHGTVVLINKPKGWTSFTVCGKLRRVVKVKKVGHAGTLDPMATGLLIVCVGKATKLVDRYQGMIKGYSGVFRLGEATSTWDADSPVIQREPWEHIKDEDIKRNAASFCGEIWQVPPMFSAIKVGGERMYDKARRGENVELSPRRISILQFDIERSLDDRQNLIFRVTCSKGTYIRSLCADFGKAVGSCAHLTALRRDSIGQYSADDAWDFQELEEAITKTYL, encoded by the exons ATGGCGAAATCATTCTCTCTAACCCACCACCTTTCCCTCCTACTCCTCCATTCCCGTTCTCACCGTCTCTTCATCCCCTCCACGACACTCCTCCCTCTCCCTCTTCATCACCATcaccccttctctctctccccATTCCACAAATCCCTCTCTACCAATCCCACCCCATACCCTCTTCAATACGAACTCATCATAAATCGCCCCGTTCAAAAACACCCACCACGTGTTCGACGAAATGCCGCACAAGCTCTCTCTGAACCCCACGAACCAGACGAACCTGAGGAACAAGAACCGACTTCGGAGCTTCGCCTTGACAGCTGGGTCGACCGGAAATTGAGCTTTGACTCCGATTCTGGTCAACCCAGTTCGTCAAATTTGGAACTTGACAAGGCCAAGAGGAAGTACTACAACAAGAGAAGGAAGAGGATGTACGGGTCGGATTCCGAGGAAGAAGAGGCACGGTTACGGAACGAGGAGAAGTTTGTGGAGCTGAAGCCTGAGGTGGTGGAGCTTCCAACTCTGCACCGTAGAGAAGAAGAGTTGTATTTTTATGATGCTTTTGCTTACCCTTGGGAGAAGGAGAAGCACTACAAGATGGTGTATCAGTTGGAGAAGAAGTACTTCCCTAATCAATGCCTTGACAAGGCATTTCTCAAACCGGGAGAGTCGAATTTGAATGCGAATGCAAATGCAAAtttaaatgaaaatgaaaatgtaGATGGTGGTGTGAGGAGCAAGGGGAAGGGTAGGAAGACTGCTGGTGTTAGGGAGGAGAAGAAGGATGATAAGGGTGATAACAAGTTGGTCTTTTTTGATGAGAAGAgggaagaggaaaagaagggtGATGGGGACTTGGTGAAGGATCTTAGGGAGAAGAAGGTCGAGGAATTCTTTAAGGGCTTGAAGAGAGTTGACAAAAAGGATGGTGAAGTTAGTAGTATCAATGCAGAGCCTTTTCTTTCATCGAGGAGGACTGGACTCCCCCCGGTATGGGACAGTCCACATGGCACTGTGGTTTTGATTAACAAACCAAAGG GCTGGACCTCATTCACAGTTTGTGGTAAGCTGCGCCGCGTTGTTAAAGTAAAAAAG GTAGGCCATGCTGGAACACTTGATCCCATGGCTACTGGTTTATTGATTGTTTGTGTTGGAAAAGCAACAAAACTGGTAGACag ATATCAAGGGATGATCAAGGGTTATAGTGGGGTCTTCCGTCTAGGGGAGGCTACTTCAACATGGGATGCTGATTCACCA GTCATTCAGCGTGAGCCATGGGAACACATCAAAGATGAGGACATAAAGAGAAACGCTGCATCTTTTTGCGGGGAGATTTGGCAAGTTCCTCCTATGTTCTCTGCTATTAAA GTTGGGGGTGAAAGGATGTACGACAAGGCGAGGAGAGGAGAAAACGTTGAACTTTCACCTAGACGAATCTCAATACTCCAGTTTGACATAGAGCGCAGCTTGGATGACAG acaaaatttgatttttagaGTGACGTGTTCTAAAGGGACATACATTCGGTCATTGTGCGCGGATTTTGGGAAGGCTGTTGGCAG TTGCGCCCATTTAACTGCTCTGCGAAGAGATTCAATTG GGCAATATTCAGCAGATGATGCTTGGGACTTCCAAGAACTTGAAGAGGCTATTACCAAAACTTACCTCTAA
- the LOC130979910 gene encoding uncharacterized protein LOC130979910, whose amino-acid sequence MEEDDEWELCNDDGFVYKRKRRRIDPSSTAVENAEAAAAAENENRRRERKKRTLLKLKTKYENEIREWDTLSNTLRAMQNAALQQQQQRQQEQRASEEQTRDPSSLPSTSSTDSVGGSLLDELLLQVETQEAIIQDISNLCNVAESVCFKREEQFKKSLFDLPIWASPVELMQALCDE is encoded by the exons ATGGAAGAAGATGACGAATGGGAGCTTTGTAACGACGATGGATTCGTCTACAAGCGCAAACGCCGCCGTATAGATCCGTCGTCGACGGCAGTGGAGAATGCAGAGGCAGCGGCGGCGGCGGAGAATGAGAACCGGCGAAGGGAGAGGAAGAAGCGAACGCTGCTGAAGCTGAAAACGAAGTACGAGAATGAGATCCGCGAGTGGGACACATTGTCGAACACCTTGCGTGCAATGCAAAACGCAGCGTTGCAGCAACAGCAACAACGGCAACAAGAACAACGCGCTTCGGAGGAGCAAACGCGAGACCCATCTTCGCTCCCTTCCACTTCTTCGACGGATTCCGTTGGTGGGTCCTTGCTTGATGAGCTTCTCTTGCAG GTGGAAACCCAGGAAGCTATAATCCAAGACATTTCAAATTTATGTAACGTAGCAGAATCAGTGTGCTTTAAGCGAGAAGAACAGTTTAAAAAATCTCTGTTTGATCTTCCCATATGGGCTTCTCCAGTTGAGCTCATGCAAGCATTGTGTGATGAATGA
- the LOC130979674 gene encoding glucuronokinase 1-like has product MEGEGVIKHKAYARVGLLGNPSDVYYGNTISLSLANFSATVTLHPSNDLLIQPHPIHDFVRFTSLPQLVNRLNNEGYYGGVRLLMAICKVFHNYCKENAITLAEKNFTLSYDTDIPRQTGLSGSSAIVCAALNCLLDFYDVRHLIKVEVRPGLVLAAENELGIVAGLQDRVAQVYGGLVYMDFSKENMDKLGHGVYEPLDVNLLPPLHLIYAENPSDSGKVHSQVRQRWLNGEEFIVSSMKEVANLAKEGRKALEEKDYSKFAALMNRNFDLRRSMFGDAALGDLNIKMVEVARKVGAASKFTGSGGAVVVYCPHGDSQVKQLQEECNQAGFVLQPIELVPSRLNDIDLKTL; this is encoded by the exons ATGGAAGGCGAGGGTGTTATAAAGCACAAGGCTTACGCGCGCGTGGGGCTTCTCGGCAACCCAAGCGACGTGTATTACGGCAACACAATCTCTCTCAGCCTTGCCAACTTCTCCGCCACCGTCACCCTGCACCCTTCCAACGACCTCTTAATTCAGCCGCATCCTATTCACGATTTTGTCCGCTTCACCTCTCTTCCTCAATTG GTGAACAGGTTGAATAATGAAGGTTACTATGGTGGAGTACGGTTGCTTATGGCGATTTGCAAGGTTTTCCACAATTACTGCAAGGAGAATGCCATTACTCTCGCTGAGAAGAATTTCACTCTCTCTTATGATACTGATATACCTCGTCAG ACAGGACTTTCAGGTTCTAGTGCGATCGTCTGTGCTGCCTTAAACTGCCTTCTTGATTTCTATGATGTCCGTCATCTAATCAAGGTTGAGGTGAGGCCTGGCCTTGTCCTCGCGGCAGAGAATGAGCTAGGCATAGTTGCTGGTCTTCAGGATCGTGTCGCACAAGTCTATGGTGGCCTAGTTTACATG GATTTCAGCAAGGAAAACATGGATAAACTGGGGCATGGAGTTTATGAGCCTTTGGATGTGAATCTCCTCCCACCTCTGCATCTAATCTATGCTGAGAATCCTAGTGATTCTGGGAAG GTTCATAGTCAAGTAAGGCAAAGGTGGCTAAATGGTGAAGAGTTCATTGTATCATCAATGAAAGAAGTTGCAAATTTagcaaaagaaggaagaaaggcATTAGAAGAAAAGGACTACTCTAAATTTGCAGCACTCATGAATAGGAATTTTGACCTGCGAAG GTCAATGTTTGGAGATGCTGCCCTTGGTGATTTAAACATCAAAATGGTAGAAGTAGCTAGAAAAGTTGGAGCTGCATCAAAATTTACAGGTAGTGGAGGAGCTGTTGTCGTATATTGTCCCCATGGGGATTCTCAGGTAAAACAGCTGCAAGAAGAATGTAATCAAGCAGGATTTGTGTTACAACCAATTGAACTTGTTCCTTCCCGTCTAAATGACATTGACTTGAAAACCTTATAA
- the LOC130981197 gene encoding transcription factor bHLH51-like — protein sequence HYSAPNSNNNSSFSVPTQIVPHAYDSAFASLQFQYPWPLAFEGFPEDRAASISKSHSQAEKRRRDRINAQLATLRKLIPKSDKMVKAALLGSVVDHVKDLKRKAMDVSKSITVPSETDEVTIIECDPDQDESYAKVKILKHNIVISVCCDDRPKLFSELIQVLKGLRLINQDQNIFRSSKQLTEAVKQKQQNILKIKNIRKSEFKIKKAA from the exons caTTACTCTGCACCAAACAGTAACAATAATTCTTCCTTTTCAGTACCAACACAGATAGTGCCTCATGCCTATGACTCAGCCTTTGCCTCTCTTCAATTCCAATATCCATGGCCTTTAGCCTTTGAAGGGTTTCCAGAAGATAGAGCTGCAAGTATTTCTAAGAGCCATAGCCAAGCagagaaaagaagaagggacAGGATCAATGCACAGCTTGCAACTCTTAGAAAACTGATTCCTAAGTCTGATAAG ATGGTCAAGGCTGCATTACTAGGGAGTGTAGTAGATCATGTAAAGGATCTAAAGAGAAAAGCGATGGATGTGAGCAAAAGCATCACAGTTCCAAGTGAAACTGATGAAGTAACAATAATAGAGTGTGACCCTGATCAAGATGAAAGCTATGCTAAAGTGAAGATACTAAAGCACAATATTGTAATTTCAGTTTGCTGTGATGATAGACCAAAACTTTTCAGTGAACTCATTCAAGTCCTAAAAGGGTTGAGGCTCATAAATCAAGATCAGAACATATTCAGAAGCAGCAAACAGCTAACAGAAGCAGTAAAACAGAAGCAGCAAAACAtactcaaaataaaaaacatcagAAAATCAGAATTCAAAATCAAGAAGGCAGCATAG